From Micromonospora echinospora, one genomic window encodes:
- a CDS encoding acyl-CoA dehydrogenase family protein has product MSEFSLDLNEEQRDLRDWVHGFAAEVVRPAAAEWDEREETPWPVIQEAAKVGLYGFEFLITCFGDPTGLSLPIASEELFWGDAGIGLSIFGTSLAVAAIYGSGTPDQLVEWVPQCFGDPESPAVAAFCSSEPEAGSDVGAMRTRATYDEARDEWVLRGQKAYATNGGIAGVHVVTASVAPELGSRGQAAFVVPPDTPGLHATRKLRKLGLRASHTADVFLDEVRVPGRCLLGGREALRERLDRARSGQRASGQAAMRTFELSRPTVGAQAIGVARAAYEYALEYAKTRVQFGRPIIENQAVAFALADMKMEIDAARLLVWRASWMGRNDKPFAAGEGSMSKLKAGEVAVAVTEKAVQLLGGAGFLRDHPVERWYRDAKIYTIFEGTSEIQRLVIARAISGIQVR; this is encoded by the coding sequence ATGTCCGAGTTCTCGCTCGACCTGAACGAGGAACAGCGGGATCTCCGCGACTGGGTGCACGGCTTCGCCGCCGAGGTCGTGCGCCCGGCCGCAGCCGAGTGGGACGAGCGGGAGGAAACCCCGTGGCCGGTCATCCAGGAGGCGGCGAAGGTCGGCCTCTACGGCTTCGAGTTCCTCATCACCTGCTTCGGCGACCCCACCGGCCTCTCCCTCCCGATCGCCAGCGAGGAACTCTTCTGGGGTGACGCCGGCATCGGGCTGAGCATCTTCGGCACCTCCCTGGCCGTCGCCGCCATCTACGGCTCCGGCACCCCCGACCAGCTCGTCGAGTGGGTGCCCCAGTGCTTCGGCGACCCGGAGTCCCCGGCCGTCGCCGCGTTCTGCTCCAGCGAACCCGAGGCCGGCTCCGACGTCGGCGCGATGCGCACCCGGGCGACCTACGACGAGGCCCGCGACGAGTGGGTGCTGCGCGGGCAGAAGGCGTACGCCACCAACGGCGGGATCGCCGGGGTGCACGTGGTCACCGCATCGGTCGCCCCCGAGCTGGGCTCGCGCGGGCAGGCCGCGTTCGTCGTACCGCCGGACACGCCGGGGTTGCACGCCACCCGGAAGCTACGCAAGCTGGGCCTGCGCGCGTCGCACACCGCCGACGTCTTCCTCGACGAGGTACGTGTACCCGGCCGCTGCCTGCTCGGCGGGCGGGAGGCCCTGCGGGAACGCCTCGACCGGGCCCGCTCCGGCCAGCGTGCCTCCGGTCAGGCGGCGATGCGTACCTTCGAGCTGTCCCGTCCCACCGTCGGCGCGCAGGCGATCGGGGTGGCCCGGGCCGCCTACGAGTACGCCCTGGAGTACGCGAAGACGCGGGTCCAGTTCGGCCGACCGATCATCGAGAACCAGGCGGTCGCGTTCGCGCTGGCCGACATGAAGATGGAGATCGACGCGGCCCGGCTGCTGGTGTGGCGGGCCTCCTGGATGGGACGCAACGACAAGCCGTTCGCCGCCGGAGAGGGCTCGATGTCCAAGCTCAAGGCGGGCGAGGTGGCCGTCGCGGTCACCGAGAAGGCGGTGCAGTTGCTCGGCGGCGCGGGTTTCCTCCGCGACCATCCGGTCGAACGCTGGTACCGGGACGCCAAGATCTACACCATCTTCGAGGGGACGTCGGAGATCCAGCGGCTGGTGATCGCCCGCGCCATCTCCGGAATCCAGGTGCGCTGA
- a CDS encoding N,N-dimethylformamidase beta subunit family domain-containing protein, which produces MAGVRRRRALGLLALGASAATAGAFWPTASDDRRVVAGRLGSDRNSIGSTRAAAPTGPVPVVRENQAPGITWPPTDGRRPGVDDRRRQIQGYASATSVAHGETIDFHVAVDPAGPYRITVVRLGWYGGAGARELLTSPELTGGPQPLPVPHPETGALACRWPVSWTLRIPDDWTSGLYQAIFTSAEGWRGYTPFVVRDDRRAAALCVVVPFTTYQAYNQWPMDGTVGRSLYYGYRHGVLDYERRSFDVSYDRPYAGEGWPKHLDRDHDFVRWAEKRGYDLTYATTEDLHSGRLAPARHRGLVFCGHDEYWSRAMRIAAERAVAAGTSLAFLAANSVYWHIRLGPSADGRPERLVTCYKTSPDPGADAAGATTHWRSVAPDGSDAEQRLLGIQYNGIVATPQPLVVAAAEHWFWAGCGVADGDRIPGLVGGEADGTVSGNPRPAGVTGVTLGTASYPNRYRQQRVQKTHLYETPRGGVVFAAGTLFWTMALHRNGHRDERVERATANLLDRIIRS; this is translated from the coding sequence ATGGCAGGAGTTCGTCGCCGTCGTGCCCTCGGCCTGCTCGCCCTCGGTGCGTCCGCAGCGACCGCAGGCGCCTTCTGGCCCACGGCGTCCGACGACCGGCGGGTCGTCGCGGGGCGGCTCGGCTCCGACCGGAACTCCATCGGCTCCACCCGGGCCGCCGCGCCCACCGGCCCTGTCCCGGTCGTCCGGGAGAACCAGGCGCCCGGCATCACCTGGCCGCCCACCGACGGCCGGCGGCCGGGTGTCGACGACCGCCGTCGGCAGATCCAGGGGTACGCCTCGGCGACCAGCGTCGCCCACGGCGAGACCATCGACTTCCATGTCGCGGTCGACCCGGCCGGACCGTACCGGATCACGGTCGTCCGGCTCGGCTGGTACGGCGGGGCGGGTGCCCGGGAACTGCTGACCAGCCCCGAGCTGACCGGCGGGCCGCAGCCGCTGCCCGTGCCCCACCCGGAGACCGGGGCGCTGGCCTGCCGCTGGCCGGTCTCCTGGACGCTGCGCATCCCCGACGACTGGACGTCCGGGCTCTACCAGGCGATCTTCACCTCGGCCGAGGGCTGGCGGGGATACACCCCGTTCGTGGTACGCGACGACCGCCGGGCCGCCGCGCTCTGCGTGGTGGTGCCGTTCACCACGTACCAGGCGTACAACCAGTGGCCGATGGACGGCACCGTCGGGCGGAGCCTCTACTACGGCTATCGGCACGGGGTGCTCGACTACGAACGGCGGTCCTTCGACGTCTCGTACGACCGCCCGTACGCGGGCGAGGGCTGGCCCAAGCACCTGGACCGCGACCACGACTTCGTCCGCTGGGCGGAGAAGCGGGGCTACGACCTGACGTACGCCACCACCGAGGACCTGCACAGCGGTCGGCTCGCCCCGGCCCGGCACCGGGGTCTGGTGTTCTGCGGCCACGACGAATACTGGTCGAGGGCGATGCGGATCGCGGCGGAACGCGCGGTGGCGGCCGGGACCAGCCTGGCCTTCCTCGCCGCGAACAGCGTCTACTGGCACATCCGGCTGGGCCCGTCCGCCGACGGGCGACCCGAGCGGCTGGTCACCTGTTACAAGACGTCACCGGATCCGGGCGCGGACGCGGCCGGCGCGACGACCCACTGGCGGTCGGTCGCCCCGGACGGCAGCGACGCCGAACAGCGCCTGCTCGGCATCCAGTACAACGGCATCGTGGCGACCCCGCAGCCGCTGGTGGTCGCCGCCGCGGAGCACTGGTTCTGGGCCGGCTGCGGCGTGGCCGACGGGGACCGCATCCCCGGTCTGGTCGGTGGGGAGGCCGACGGCACCGTGTCGGGGAACCCGCGTCCCGCCGGGGTCACCGGGGTCACCCTCGGCACCGCCTCCTACCCGAACCGGTACCGGCAGCAGCGGGTACAGAAGACCCACCTGTACGAGACGCCCCGGGGCGGCGTGGTCTTCGCCGCCGGGACGCTCTTCTGGACGATGGCCCTGCACCGGAACGGACACCGGGACGAACGGGTGGAGCGGGCCACCGCCAACCTGCTGGACCGCATTATCCGCAGCTGA
- a CDS encoding SCP2 sterol-binding domain-containing protein, with amino-acid sequence MTDFDPATFSSYGPKEFAKLVKSTPDKKIAEVMSGDLRGKVLDEVFSRMPSLFRAEKAGSTNAVLHWNITGRPDGGSDTYEVVIENGTCTVNSTPEREPKLSLTLGPVEFLKIVAGAANPAMMFMTGKLKAKGDLGLAANIPNLFDIPKG; translated from the coding sequence ATGACTGACTTCGATCCGGCCACCTTCTCCTCGTACGGCCCCAAGGAGTTCGCCAAGCTCGTCAAGTCCACGCCGGACAAGAAGATCGCCGAGGTGATGTCGGGCGATCTGCGGGGCAAGGTTCTCGACGAGGTGTTCAGCCGGATGCCGTCGCTGTTCCGCGCCGAGAAGGCCGGCTCCACCAACGCGGTGCTGCACTGGAACATCACCGGGCGGCCGGACGGCGGCTCCGACACCTACGAGGTCGTCATCGAGAACGGCACCTGCACGGTCAACTCCACCCCGGAGCGGGAGCCGAAGCTGAGCCTGACCCTCGGTCCGGTCGAGTTCCTCAAGATCGTCGCGGGCGCGGCCAACCCCGCCATGATGTTCATGACCGGCAAGCTGAAGGCCAAGGGCGACCTGGGCCTGGCCGCCAACATCCCGAACCTGTTCGACATCCCCAAGGGCTGA
- a CDS encoding AMP-binding protein — MGLPFVIATLARRGLLAPGAPVRVAAQLNALRRWGFSLAGELRQAAARDPRRIAVVDEHGTGTSYATLLDRSERLARGLRSGFGVRGGDRVGVLCRNHAGLIETMVATTLLGADAVLVNTGLSAGQLVTVAEEQRLRVLVHDDEFADRSLGLPAGVQRIDERGHADLVAGATSGTLVPPARGGRTIVLTSGTTGTPKGARRPTPNGFGPLVSIIDRIPLRVHDRVLIAAPLFHTWGYAALQVSFALRATIVLHRRFDPATMVDALAAQRCDALFAVPVMLQRLLEVPPPQPRPPLRVVAVSGSALPGAVSGAFMDSYGDVLYNLYGSTEVSWASIATPADLRAHPTTAGRPPHGTRVAVVDEAGRPVPPGRVGRILVGNEMLFDGYTSGAGRERHDGLLDTGDLGRLDTDGRLFVDGRADDMIVSGGENVFPSEVEDLLARLPQVREVAVIGVPDDGYGQRLAAFVSLHPGETLDPEAVREYVRHHLARFSVPRDVTFVAALPRNATGKVVTRELRRLLD, encoded by the coding sequence ATGGGTCTGCCGTTCGTCATCGCCACGCTGGCCCGGCGGGGGCTGCTCGCCCCCGGCGCGCCGGTCCGGGTCGCCGCCCAGCTCAACGCGCTGCGCCGGTGGGGTTTCAGCCTCGCCGGCGAGCTACGCCAGGCCGCCGCCCGGGACCCGCGCCGGATCGCGGTCGTCGACGAGCACGGCACCGGCACCAGCTACGCAACCCTGCTCGACCGCTCCGAGCGGCTGGCCCGGGGGCTGCGGTCGGGGTTCGGGGTGCGCGGTGGCGACCGGGTGGGCGTGCTCTGCCGCAACCATGCCGGACTGATCGAGACGATGGTGGCGACCACCCTGCTCGGCGCGGATGCCGTCCTGGTCAACACCGGGCTCTCCGCCGGTCAACTGGTCACCGTCGCCGAGGAGCAGCGGTTACGCGTGCTCGTGCACGACGACGAGTTCGCCGACCGGAGCCTCGGCCTTCCCGCCGGGGTGCAGCGGATCGACGAGCGGGGGCACGCCGACCTGGTCGCCGGGGCGACGTCGGGCACCCTCGTCCCACCGGCCCGGGGCGGTCGGACCATCGTGCTGACCTCCGGCACCACCGGCACGCCGAAGGGCGCCCGGCGGCCCACCCCGAACGGCTTCGGGCCACTGGTGTCGATCATCGACCGGATCCCGCTGCGGGTCCACGACCGCGTCCTGATCGCCGCGCCGCTCTTCCACACCTGGGGGTACGCCGCCCTCCAGGTGTCCTTCGCGCTACGCGCCACCATCGTGCTGCACCGTCGGTTCGACCCGGCCACGATGGTGGACGCCCTCGCCGCACAGCGTTGCGATGCGCTGTTCGCCGTACCGGTGATGCTGCAACGGCTGCTGGAGGTGCCGCCGCCCCAGCCCCGCCCACCGCTGCGGGTGGTGGCGGTGAGCGGGTCGGCGCTGCCCGGCGCGGTGTCCGGCGCCTTCATGGACAGCTACGGCGACGTCCTCTACAACCTGTACGGCTCCACCGAGGTCTCCTGGGCCTCCATCGCCACCCCCGCCGACCTGCGTGCCCACCCGACCACGGCGGGCCGCCCGCCGCACGGCACGCGGGTGGCGGTCGTCGACGAGGCCGGGCGGCCGGTGCCGCCGGGTCGGGTCGGGCGGATCCTCGTCGGCAACGAGATGCTCTTCGACGGGTACACCTCCGGTGCCGGACGCGAGCGCCACGACGGCCTGCTCGACACCGGTGACCTGGGGCGGCTCGACACCGACGGGCGGCTCTTCGTCGACGGCCGGGCCGACGACATGATCGTCTCGGGTGGGGAGAACGTCTTTCCGTCCGAGGTGGAGGACCTGCTCGCCCGTCTCCCCCAGGTACGCGAGGTCGCGGTGATCGGCGTCCCCGACGACGGGTACGGGCAGCGTCTCGCCGCCTTCGTCAGCCTGCACCCCGGCGAGACCCTCGACCCGGAGGCGGTACGCGAGTACGTCCGCCACCACCTCGCCCGATTCTCCGTCCCCCGGGACGTGACGTTCGTCGCGGCCCTGCCCCGGAACGCCACCGGCAAGGTCGTGACCAGGGAACTCCGTCGTCTTCTCGACTGA
- a CDS encoding TetR/AcrR family transcriptional regulator, which translates to MSSLPAFRRLPRAVREQQMLDAAVRAFSRRGFHAASMDEIAEDAGISKPMVYAYLGTKEELFIACLHREGTRMVEAIAGAAAPDLPADERLWRGLRAFFGFVGAHRDGWVVLYRQARGEQPFAGELAVMRSRMVEVVAGMLDHALRAQGREVRETDLEVIAYALVGASESLADWLADHPEADPAKTATRMMNIAWLGADQLLRGETWHPATE; encoded by the coding sequence GTGTCCAGCCTTCCCGCGTTCCGTCGTCTCCCGCGGGCCGTCCGCGAGCAGCAGATGCTCGACGCGGCCGTCCGCGCCTTCTCCCGTCGGGGTTTCCACGCCGCCAGCATGGACGAGATCGCCGAGGATGCCGGCATCTCGAAGCCGATGGTCTACGCGTACCTCGGGACCAAGGAGGAGCTCTTCATCGCCTGCCTGCACCGGGAGGGCACCCGCATGGTGGAGGCCATCGCCGGGGCCGCCGCCCCCGACCTGCCGGCCGACGAGCGGCTCTGGCGGGGGCTGCGGGCGTTCTTCGGATTCGTCGGCGCGCACCGGGACGGCTGGGTCGTGCTCTACCGGCAGGCGCGGGGCGAGCAGCCGTTCGCCGGGGAACTGGCGGTGATGCGCAGCCGGATGGTCGAGGTGGTCGCCGGCATGCTCGACCACGCCCTGCGCGCGCAGGGCCGCGAGGTCCGCGAGACCGACCTGGAGGTGATCGCGTACGCCCTGGTCGGCGCGAGCGAGTCGCTGGCCGACTGGCTCGCCGACCACCCCGAGGCCGACCCGGCGAAGACCGCCACCCGGATGATGAACATCGCCTGGCTCGGCGCCGACCAACTGCTGCGCGGCGAGACCTGGCATCCGGCCACGGAGTGA
- a CDS encoding adenylosuccinate synthetase, with protein sequence MNHMVVVDLGYGDAGKGTVVDWLCATRPVHTVVRFNGGAQAAHNVVLADGRQHTFAQLGAGTFRPGVRTHLSRHVVVDPLALAAEADHLTSVGVPDALDRLTVDGEALLATPYHRAANRARELARGADRHGSCGLGVGETVAYGLAHPDEAPRVADCRHPELLRDRLTRLRDRLTAELGPLDAPPVEDCLPAFTGFAARVAIVDGSYLAGVLRAGTCVFEGAQGVLLDEWHGFHPYTTWSTTTFANAEELLAEAGLAGTARRLGVLRTVTTRHGPGPLVTEDRELPLTDPRNPTNPWQGRFRFGHFDAVAHRYALEVAGGVDGLALTHLDLADQGLRICHRYDTLDRLPVGPPGDLDRQAALTERLLSAQPVYDDPPADWVPAVEEALAAPVVLTSHGPTAEDKRPASPAPPFGAGWRGSAEVGDHLVVATG encoded by the coding sequence GTGAACCACATGGTGGTGGTCGACCTCGGCTACGGCGACGCCGGCAAGGGCACCGTCGTGGACTGGCTCTGCGCGACCCGGCCGGTGCACACGGTGGTCCGGTTCAACGGGGGCGCGCAGGCGGCGCACAACGTCGTGCTCGCCGACGGCCGGCAGCACACGTTCGCGCAGCTCGGGGCGGGTACGTTCCGCCCCGGCGTGCGGACCCACCTGTCCCGGCACGTGGTGGTGGACCCGTTGGCCCTGGCCGCCGAGGCCGACCACCTCACCTCGGTCGGGGTGCCCGACGCCCTCGACCGGCTCACCGTCGACGGTGAGGCGCTGCTCGCCACGCCGTACCACCGGGCCGCCAACCGGGCCCGGGAACTGGCCCGGGGAGCCGACCGGCACGGCTCCTGCGGGCTGGGGGTGGGGGAGACCGTCGCGTACGGTCTCGCCCACCCCGACGAGGCGCCCCGGGTGGCCGACTGCCGCCACCCGGAACTGCTGCGGGACCGGCTGACCCGGCTGCGCGACCGGCTGACCGCCGAACTGGGTCCGCTGGACGCGCCGCCGGTCGAGGACTGCCTGCCCGCGTTCACCGGGTTCGCCGCCCGGGTGGCGATCGTGGACGGGTCGTACCTGGCCGGGGTGCTGCGGGCGGGCACCTGCGTCTTCGAGGGAGCGCAGGGGGTGCTGCTGGACGAGTGGCACGGCTTCCACCCGTACACGACGTGGAGCACCACCACCTTCGCCAACGCGGAGGAGTTGCTCGCCGAGGCGGGGCTGGCCGGCACCGCCCGGCGGCTGGGCGTGCTGCGTACCGTGACCACCCGGCACGGGCCGGGTCCGCTGGTCACCGAGGACCGGGAGCTGCCGCTGACCGACCCGCGCAACCCGACCAACCCGTGGCAGGGCCGCTTCCGGTTCGGCCACTTCGACGCGGTCGCCCACCGGTACGCCCTGGAGGTGGCCGGCGGGGTGGACGGGCTGGCGCTCACCCACCTGGACCTGGCCGACCAGGGGCTGCGGATCTGCCACCGCTACGACACCCTGGACCGGCTGCCGGTCGGTCCTCCCGGCGACCTGGACCGGCAGGCCGCGCTCACCGAACGCCTGCTGTCCGCCCAGCCGGTCTACGACGACCCGCCGGCCGACTGGGTGCCGGCCGTCGAGGAGGCGTTGGCCGCCCCGGTGGTGCTCACCTCGCACGGCCCCACCGCCGAGGACAAGCGACCGGCCTCGCCGGCCCCGCCTTTCGGGGCGGGGTGGCGGGGGTCAGCGGAGGTAGGCGACCATCTCGTCGTGGCTACGGGGTAG
- a CDS encoding HEAT repeat domain-containing protein, whose protein sequence is MLDRIDDIDWRRLGHAYGSAGDVPDQLRALCSPDPTAREGAFGDLYSNIFHQGSRYEASAYAVPFLLDMVADPATPDRELVLYLLTCLAMGYDASWLPDGFPVAEYRRVSEGGRELLAAKPPSSAEKDDPEALYLRALDRDDQNRLYAYYELATYDAVRAGVPMLRTLLAHPDPGLRAGAAYALAWFPEEADGSLPALRAAVSAALAADDGITAQAADGPAVDSSAGSAAVDGPAAVDGPTTDGPTTDGPAGGATAGQPAGVREADVAATALVAAGLLGSAPDAALLTDPRPVVRWAAAVARARVLGPDADDATVEELLGWTTAAPRGRRRSAEDVPVPFLDGDLAGYAALALRQVGPRHADRAFDALLDRLPVVDGVEALPVATEALRLAFPDGPLVAGTPPEALTGRQRRLAEVLATSPLPWSVDGHRFVNFSLLLDEYGLPRSHDEMVAYLR, encoded by the coding sequence ATGCTCGACCGGATCGACGACATCGACTGGCGGCGGCTCGGCCATGCCTACGGGTCGGCCGGGGACGTCCCCGACCAGCTTCGCGCACTGTGCTCACCGGACCCGACCGCGCGCGAAGGCGCCTTCGGTGACCTCTACAGCAACATCTTCCACCAGGGCAGCCGGTACGAAGCCAGCGCCTACGCGGTGCCGTTCCTGCTCGACATGGTCGCCGACCCGGCCACGCCGGACCGGGAGCTGGTGCTCTACCTGCTGACCTGCCTGGCGATGGGCTACGACGCGAGCTGGCTGCCGGACGGCTTCCCGGTGGCGGAGTACCGCCGGGTGTCCGAGGGCGGCCGGGAGCTGCTCGCCGCCAAGCCGCCCAGCTCGGCGGAGAAGGACGACCCCGAGGCGCTGTACCTGCGGGCGTTGGACAGGGACGACCAGAACCGGCTGTACGCCTACTACGAGCTGGCCACGTACGACGCGGTGCGGGCCGGGGTGCCGATGTTGCGTACCCTGCTCGCCCACCCCGACCCGGGACTGCGTGCCGGGGCGGCGTACGCGCTCGCCTGGTTCCCGGAGGAGGCGGACGGCAGCCTGCCGGCGTTGCGTGCGGCCGTCTCCGCGGCGTTGGCGGCCGACGACGGGATCACCGCGCAGGCGGCGGACGGTCCGGCGGTGGACAGCTCGGCGGGATCGGCGGCGGTGGACGGGCCGGCGGCGGTGGACGGCCCGACAACGGACGGCCCGACGACGGACGGCCCGGCGGGCGGGGCGACCGCCGGCCAGCCGGCGGGTGTTCGGGAGGCGGACGTGGCGGCGACCGCGCTGGTGGCCGCCGGGTTGCTCGGGTCCGCGCCGGACGCGGCGCTGCTGACCGACCCGCGTCCGGTGGTCCGTTGGGCAGCCGCCGTGGCACGGGCCCGGGTGCTCGGGCCGGACGCCGACGACGCGACCGTCGAGGAGCTGCTCGGCTGGACGACCGCCGCCCCGCGCGGTCGACGGCGGTCGGCCGAGGACGTCCCGGTGCCGTTCCTGGACGGCGACCTGGCCGGTTACGCCGCACTGGCGCTGCGGCAGGTCGGGCCCCGGCACGCCGACCGGGCGTTCGACGCGTTGCTCGACCGGCTGCCCGTCGTCGACGGCGTCGAGGCGCTGCCGGTGGCGACCGAAGCGCTCCGCCTGGCCTTCCCCGACGGTCCGCTGGTGGCCGGGACGCCGCCGGAGGCGCTGACCGGCCGGCAGCGGCGGCTGGCCGAGGTGCTGGCCACCTCGCCGCTGCCGTGGTCGGTCGACGGCCACCGGTTCGTGAACTTCTCGCTGCTGCTCGACGAGTACGGGCTACCCCGTAGCCACGACGAGATGGTCGCCTACCTCCGCTGA